The Astatotilapia calliptera chromosome 2, fAstCal1.2, whole genome shotgun sequence genome includes a window with the following:
- the LOC113028343 gene encoding uncharacterized protein LOC113028343 — protein MDSTSELPRYQLLKNSLKILDVKNNQVNMIGNRSTIIPSNGTFRLNNLSSNDSGNYSLKTFDSDGKSSGQRTFKLIFQAPVSSVLLVSECLSQGEMRVSCSSEGGDSPQYSWSLDGRTLTDAELLSGNNKSNNIILKQHVSGHLVCSVRNHVNSVSKEQRICTCGFIFINCTLSDGTHITKWVLATKNTLCIKPTMGPIKVSDTPLDISLPICGLRAVVVIVLLIGISIYFTWKKKKNEKAEVSAVPQMMDYPDNSVLMVEMRSSTSCNV, from the exons ATGGACAGCACCTCAGAATTACCTAGATACCAATTATTAAagaattctttaaaaatattagatGTGAAAAATAATCAGGTTAATATGATAGGAAACAGGTCTACCATTATTCCCAGTAATGGAACATTTAGGCTCAATAACCTGAGCAGCAATGACAGTGGTAATTATAGCCTTAAGACCTTTGATTCAGATGGAAAATCATCAGGCCAGCGGACTTTCAAGTTGATCTTTCAAG cTCCTGTGTCCTCTGTCCTGCTGGTCTCTGAGTGTCTGTCCCAGGGAGAGATGAGGGTGTCCTGCTCCTCTGAGGGAGGGGACAGTCCTCAGTACAGCTGGAGTCTGGATGGACGCACACTGACAGATGCTGAGCTCCTTTCTGgaaataataagagtaacaacaTTATTCTGAAACAGCACGTGTCAGGACATCTGGTCTGCTCAGTGAGAAATCATGTCAATAGTGTCTCCAAAGAACAAAGGATATGCACTTGTG GATTCATATTCATTAACTGCACTTTATCTGATGGGACACACATTACAAAGTGGGTGCTTGCAACCAAAAATACCCTGTGTATTAAACCAACAATGGGCCCTATAAAAGTCTCTGACACCCCTCTAG ATATTTCCTTGCCTATATGTGGTTTGAGAGCAGTTGTGGTAATTGTCTTACTAATTGGGATTTCCATCTACTTTActtggaagaaaaagaaaaatgaaaaagctgaAGTCTCTGCTGTCCCACAAATGATGGACTATCCAGACAACTCTGTTCTGATGGTTGAAATGAGAAGTTCTACTTCTTGCAATGTGTAG